The following proteins are encoded in a genomic region of Stutzerimonas balearica DSM 6083:
- the dmeF gene encoding CDF family Co(II)/Ni(II) efflux transporter DmeF gives MSACDHSNWHPDHDYRPLEQGAERQTWLVAALTGVTMLVEVAAGYLFNSMALLADGWHMASHMVAIGLAALAYLLARRYSGDQRFAFGTWKIEVLAGFSSALLLVVVALTMIGESLARFWSPAQIGFDEAIVVAIIGLLVNLASAWLLHERHEHAHAGHGHQHAHDHDHDHDHDHDHDHDHDHDHDHDAGKRTTGGRDLNRHAAFVHVLTDGLTSVAAIVALLGGKFFGWSWLDPAMGVIGAVVILVWAKGLLRGTGKALLDREMDDPLVHQIRAALEAVPDTDVTDLHLWRVGRAQYSCILSVVTHQDYTADRYKRELARFAQVVHVTAEVNRCAESGHRSTGDLSAAH, from the coding sequence ATGAGCGCGTGTGATCATTCCAATTGGCACCCTGACCATGACTATCGGCCGCTCGAGCAAGGCGCCGAGCGTCAGACCTGGCTGGTCGCTGCGCTGACCGGCGTGACCATGCTGGTGGAGGTGGCGGCCGGCTACCTGTTCAACTCGATGGCCTTGCTCGCCGATGGTTGGCACATGGCCTCGCACATGGTCGCGATAGGCCTGGCCGCACTCGCCTATCTGCTGGCGCGGCGCTACTCGGGGGACCAGCGCTTCGCATTCGGCACCTGGAAAATCGAGGTGCTGGCCGGTTTCTCCAGTGCGCTGCTGCTGGTGGTGGTCGCGCTGACGATGATCGGCGAGTCGCTCGCGCGCTTCTGGTCGCCGGCGCAGATCGGCTTCGACGAGGCAATCGTCGTCGCCATCATCGGCCTGCTGGTCAACCTGGCTTCCGCCTGGCTGCTGCATGAGCGTCACGAGCATGCGCACGCGGGGCACGGCCATCAGCATGCTCACGACCACGACCACGACCACGACCACGACCACGACCACGACCACGACCACGACCACGACCACGACCACGACGCGGGCAAGCGGACTACCGGCGGGCGCGACCTGAATCGGCACGCCGCGTTCGTACACGTGCTCACCGATGGCCTGACTTCGGTGGCTGCCATCGTCGCCCTGCTCGGCGGCAAATTTTTCGGCTGGAGCTGGCTGGATCCCGCGATGGGCGTGATCGGCGCCGTGGTCATTCTGGTCTGGGCCAAGGGCCTGCTGCGTGGCACCGGCAAGGCATTGCTGGATCGGGAGATGGACGACCCGCTGGTGCACCAGATTCGTGCGGCGCTCGAGGCGGTGCCCGATACCGATGTCACCGATCTACACCTGTGGCGTGTCGGACGCGCACAATACAGCTGCATTCTCAGCGTGGTCACCCACCAGGACTACACGGCGGACCGCTACAAGCGGGAGTTGGCACGCTTCGCGCAGGTGGTTCACGTGACGGCCGAGGTCAACCGCTGCGCGGAGTCCGGCCATCGTTCAACGGGCGATTTGTCCGCGGCGCACTGA
- the yaaA gene encoding peroxide stress protein YaaA encodes MLMVISPAKTLDYDTPPATPRHTLPEHLDQAQLLIDQLREYSPAQVAELMHLSDKLAALNVARFGSWNADFTPDNAKQALLAFKGDVYTGLNADDFSEHDFDFAQQHLRMLSGLYGVLRPLDLMQPYRLEMGTRLATARGKDLYAFWGERISQWLNEALAAQGDAVLLNLASNEYFGAVKRKALEARVIDVDFKDLKNGQYKIISFYAKKARGLMARYVIKERISDPALLLQFDYDGYRYSEAHSSTDRLVFLRDNPPT; translated from the coding sequence ATGTTGATGGTGATTTCACCAGCCAAGACTCTGGACTACGACACCCCTCCCGCGACCCCGCGCCATACGCTGCCCGAACATCTCGATCAAGCACAGCTGCTCATCGACCAGCTGCGCGAGTACTCGCCGGCACAGGTTGCCGAACTCATGCACCTGTCCGACAAGCTGGCCGCACTCAACGTCGCCCGCTTCGGAAGCTGGAATGCCGATTTCACCCCCGACAATGCCAAGCAGGCGCTGCTCGCGTTCAAGGGAGACGTCTATACCGGGCTCAACGCCGACGACTTCAGCGAGCACGACTTCGACTTCGCCCAGCAACACTTGCGCATGCTCTCCGGGCTGTACGGCGTGCTGCGACCGCTGGATCTCATGCAGCCCTATCGTCTGGAAATGGGCACCAGGCTGGCTACCGCCCGCGGCAAGGATCTCTACGCTTTCTGGGGCGAACGCATCAGCCAATGGCTCAACGAGGCGCTCGCCGCGCAGGGTGACGCAGTGCTGCTCAACCTCGCCTCGAACGAGTACTTCGGTGCCGTGAAGCGCAAGGCGCTGGAAGCCCGGGTGATCGATGTCGACTTCAAGGATCTGAAGAACGGCCAGTACAAGATCATCAGTTTTTACGCCAAGAAAGCCCGAGGTCTGATGGCGCGCTATGTGATCAAGGAACGCATCAGCGATCCGGCGCTGCTGCTGCAGTTCGATTACGACGGCTATCGCTACAGTGAGGCGCACTCCTCCACCGACCGTCTGGTCTTCCTGCGCGACAACCCGCCGACCTGA
- a CDS encoding mannose-1-phosphate guanylyltransferase/mannose-6-phosphate isomerase, giving the protein MIPVILSGGNGSRLWPLSRKLFPKQFLAMTGEQTLFQQTVERLAFEGMQQPLLVCNKEHRFIVKEQLAARKLGVQGLMLEPFGRNTAPAIAMAAMKLTEEGRDELLLVLPADHVIEDQRAFQRSLALATNAAENGEMVLFGVPATRPETGYGYIKCDPQRRGTLPEGIERVSQFVEKPDEARAQSYVESGDYFWNSGMFLFRASVFLEELKKHDPDIYDTCWAALERSIRNGEEILIDPATFACCPDNSIDYAVMEKTDLACVVPMSAGWSDVGSWSSIWDVHSKDDDGNVFKGDVIAEDTRNSLIYATDKLVTVLGLEDVVVVETKDATMVAHKDKVQDVKKLVAKLDARERSETQNHCAVYRPWGWYDSVDMGGRFQVKRICVNPGASLSLQMHHHRAEHWIVVSGTAQVTCNEKTFLLTENQSTYIPVTSVHRLANPGKIPLEIIEVQSGSYLGEDDIERFDDVYGRAEQSAEANVAR; this is encoded by the coding sequence ATGATCCCGGTAATCCTTTCAGGCGGTAACGGCTCCAGGCTCTGGCCCCTGTCGCGCAAGCTGTTCCCCAAGCAGTTCCTCGCAATGACCGGCGAACAGACGCTGTTCCAGCAAACCGTGGAGCGCCTGGCTTTCGAGGGCATGCAACAGCCGCTGCTGGTGTGCAACAAAGAGCACCGTTTCATCGTCAAGGAGCAGCTGGCGGCGCGCAAACTCGGCGTTCAGGGCCTGATGCTCGAGCCGTTCGGCCGCAACACCGCGCCGGCCATCGCGATGGCCGCGATGAAGCTCACCGAAGAAGGCCGTGACGAACTGCTGCTGGTATTGCCGGCCGACCACGTTATCGAAGATCAACGAGCCTTCCAGCGCTCGCTGGCGCTGGCCACCAATGCCGCGGAAAACGGCGAGATGGTGCTCTTCGGTGTACCGGCCACTCGCCCGGAAACCGGTTACGGTTACATCAAGTGCGACCCGCAGCGCCGCGGTACCCTGCCCGAAGGCATCGAGCGAGTCAGCCAGTTCGTCGAGAAGCCAGACGAAGCGCGCGCCCAGAGCTACGTCGAATCAGGCGACTATTTCTGGAACAGCGGCATGTTCCTGTTCCGCGCCAGCGTCTTCCTCGAAGAGCTGAAGAAGCACGACCCGGATATCTATGACACCTGCTGGGCGGCGCTGGAACGCAGCATTCGCAACGGTGAGGAAATTCTCATCGACCCGGCGACCTTCGCCTGCTGCCCGGACAACTCCATCGACTACGCGGTCATGGAGAAGACCGACCTGGCCTGCGTGGTGCCGATGTCGGCGGGCTGGAGCGATGTCGGCTCCTGGTCGTCGATCTGGGACGTGCACAGCAAGGACGACGACGGCAACGTGTTCAAGGGTGACGTCATCGCCGAGGACACCCGCAACTCGCTGATCTACGCCACCGACAAGCTGGTGACGGTGCTCGGGCTCGAGGACGTGGTCGTCGTCGAAACCAAGGACGCGACCATGGTTGCGCACAAGGACAAGGTGCAGGACGTCAAGAAGCTCGTCGCCAAGCTGGACGCGCGCGAGCGCAGCGAAACCCAGAATCACTGCGCCGTCTACCGCCCATGGGGCTGGTACGACTCGGTGGACATGGGCGGCCGCTTCCAGGTCAAGCGTATCTGCGTGAACCCTGGCGCCAGCCTGTCGCTGCAGATGCACCACCACCGCGCCGAGCACTGGATCGTGGTGTCCGGCACCGCGCAGGTGACCTGCAACGAAAAGACCTTCCTGCTGACCGAAAACCAGTCCACCTACATCCCGGTAACGTCTGTCCACCGGCTGGCCAACCCGGGCAAGATTCCGCTGGAAATCATCGAAGTCCAGTCGGGCAGCTACCTCGGTGAAGACGACATCGAGCGCTTCGACGACGTCTATGGCCGCGCCGAGCAGAGCGCAGAAGCGAACGTCGCGCGCTGA
- a CDS encoding IS5 family transposase, with protein sequence MRGLDLKQNELFSYTTLEQRIPNDHPLRPLRELVDAVLASMDQDFDRLYSTLGRASIAPERLLRASLLQVIYTIRSERQLVEQIDFNLLFRWFVGLSMDERMWDHSTFSQNRDRLFNQDVARLFFQRIKSLDEWSEYASDEHFSVDGTLIDAWASHKSFIKKDGGDPPEDGTRNPDADFKGEKRSNATHQSTTDPEARLARKSNGDASRLAHMAHTMMEHRNGLIVDVECTEFNGRAEVEAALEMLERTAKPGSTVGADRNYDQKRFVQGARELKVTPHVAQKRKGSAIDGRTTRHPGYATSQKIRKRIEEGFGWLKTVGGLRKTKLIGRAKLSAQLLLGFSVYNLIRLGSLSGWWRGSHV encoded by the coding sequence ATGCGTGGACTCGACCTCAAACAAAACGAGCTTTTCAGCTATACGACACTGGAGCAGCGCATCCCGAATGATCACCCGCTGCGTCCACTGCGCGAGCTGGTCGATGCCGTGCTGGCGTCGATGGACCAGGACTTCGACAGGCTGTACTCCACCTTGGGACGGGCCTCGATTGCGCCGGAGCGCCTGCTGCGCGCCTCGTTGCTCCAGGTGATCTACACCATTCGCTCCGAGCGGCAGTTGGTCGAGCAGATTGATTTCAACCTGCTGTTTCGCTGGTTCGTCGGCTTGTCGATGGACGAGCGCATGTGGGATCACTCGACCTTCAGCCAGAACCGCGACCGGCTGTTCAATCAGGATGTAGCGCGCCTGTTCTTTCAGCGCATCAAGTCCCTGGACGAATGGTCCGAGTACGCCAGCGACGAGCATTTCAGCGTCGATGGCACGCTGATCGACGCCTGGGCCTCGCACAAGTCCTTCATCAAGAAGGACGGCGGCGACCCACCGGAGGATGGCACGCGCAACCCCGATGCCGACTTCAAGGGCGAGAAGCGCAGCAACGCGACCCACCAATCGACCACCGATCCTGAAGCCAGGTTGGCACGCAAGAGCAATGGCGATGCCAGTCGCCTGGCGCACATGGCCCACACGATGATGGAACACCGCAACGGCCTGATCGTGGATGTGGAATGCACCGAGTTCAATGGACGTGCCGAGGTGGAGGCGGCCCTGGAGATGCTCGAGCGCACGGCCAAGCCGGGCAGCACGGTGGGGGCGGACAGGAATTACGACCAGAAGCGTTTCGTGCAGGGCGCGCGCGAGCTGAAGGTGACGCCGCATGTGGCGCAGAAACGCAAGGGCAGTGCCATCGACGGTCGCACCACGCGGCACCCGGGGTACGCCACCAGCCAGAAGATTCGCAAGCGGATCGAAGAAGGCTTTGGTTGGCTGAAGACGGTTGGCGGCCTGCGCAAGACCAAGCTGATCGGCCGCGCCAAGCTGAGTGCCCAGTTGCTGCTGGGCTTCTCGGTCTACAACCTGATCCGATTGGGGAGCCTGTCGGGTTGGTGGCGAGGCTCGCATGTATAG
- a CDS encoding helicase HerA-like domain-containing protein encodes MDTTDSLVLGAESSGQANTHLLRLANRHGLIAGATGTGKTVTLQRLAEQFSDAGVAVFAADIKGDLSGLGAAGQPQGKIAERIASMPWLAHHPQAYPVTLWDVYGQSGHPLRTTLSEMGPLLLGNLLELTDSQQAALYAAFKVADREGLLLLDLKDLKALLGYLRQSPAVLGEDAALVTGASCQALLRRLATLEQQGAEALFGEPALQLEDLLAPAADGRGGIHLLDASRLVHEAPKVYATFLLWLLAELFEQLPERGDSDRPLLVLFFDEAHLLFGDTPKALQERLVQVVRLIRSKGVGVYFVTQSPADLPDPVLAQLGLRVQHGLRAFTTREQKALRSVADGFRPNPEFSALEVLTQLGIGEALVGGLESRGMPAVVQRVFVAPPQSRVGPLSEQERTAILARSPLRGRYERPIDRESAYEILAARAQQAAQRAPEADTGPARSSELGDQVGEFAGKVIRSALNQAASQLGRQLVRGLLAGR; translated from the coding sequence ATGGATACAACCGATAGCCTGGTGCTTGGCGCAGAGTCCTCGGGGCAGGCCAATACGCATCTGCTGCGTCTGGCCAACCGCCATGGTCTGATCGCCGGCGCCACCGGCACCGGCAAGACCGTGACACTGCAACGGCTCGCCGAGCAGTTCAGCGATGCCGGCGTCGCGGTGTTCGCCGCCGACATCAAGGGCGATCTCTCCGGGCTCGGCGCTGCCGGCCAACCGCAGGGCAAGATTGCCGAACGCATCGCCAGCATGCCCTGGTTGGCGCACCACCCACAGGCCTATCCGGTCACGCTGTGGGACGTGTACGGGCAGAGCGGTCATCCGTTGCGCACCACGCTGAGCGAGATGGGCCCCTTGCTGCTCGGCAATCTGCTGGAGCTGACCGACAGCCAGCAGGCGGCGCTGTATGCGGCATTCAAGGTCGCTGACCGTGAAGGCCTGCTGTTGCTCGACCTCAAGGACCTCAAGGCGCTGCTCGGCTATCTGCGCCAGAGCCCGGCGGTGCTCGGCGAGGATGCGGCGCTGGTTACCGGCGCCTCGTGCCAGGCGCTGTTGCGGCGGCTGGCAACGCTCGAGCAGCAGGGCGCCGAAGCGTTGTTCGGTGAGCCGGCGCTGCAGCTTGAGGATCTGCTTGCACCGGCCGCTGATGGGCGAGGCGGTATCCATCTGCTCGATGCCTCGCGGCTGGTGCACGAAGCGCCAAAGGTCTATGCGACGTTCCTGCTCTGGCTGCTGGCCGAGCTGTTCGAACAACTGCCGGAGCGCGGCGATTCCGATCGGCCGTTGCTGGTGCTGTTCTTCGACGAGGCGCACCTGCTGTTCGGCGATACGCCCAAGGCGCTGCAGGAGCGGCTGGTGCAGGTGGTGCGGCTGATTCGCTCCAAGGGCGTGGGCGTCTATTTCGTCACCCAGTCGCCGGCGGATCTGCCCGACCCGGTGCTCGCCCAGCTCGGCCTTCGCGTGCAGCATGGCTTGCGCGCATTCACCACCCGTGAGCAAAAGGCGCTGCGTTCGGTTGCCGATGGCTTTCGCCCCAACCCCGAGTTCTCCGCGCTCGAGGTGCTGACCCAGCTCGGCATCGGTGAAGCGCTGGTCGGCGGGTTGGAGTCCAGGGGCATGCCGGCTGTGGTACAGCGGGTCTTCGTGGCGCCGCCGCAGTCGCGTGTTGGCCCGCTGAGCGAGCAGGAGCGCACGGCTATCCTGGCGCGCTCGCCGCTGCGTGGGCGCTATGAGCGGCCGATCGACCGTGAGTCGGCCTACGAGATCCTGGCGGCTCGTGCGCAGCAGGCGGCCCAGCGAGCGCCCGAGGCCGATACCGGGCCCGCTCGGTCGAGCGAGCTTGGCGATCAGGTCGGCGAGTTCGCTGGCAAGGTGATCCGAAGTGCGCTTAACCAGGCGGCTAGCCAACTCGGCCGTCAACTGGTGCGCGGCCTTCTAGCAGGCCGTTGA
- the purU gene encoding formyltetrahydrofolate deformylase, protein MRTFRLVIACPDGVGIVAKVSNFLATYNGWITEANHHSDHQSGWFFMRHEIRADSLPFDLDGFRQAFAPIAREFSMEWRITDSDRRKRVVLMASRESHCLADLLHRWHSGELDCDIPCVISNHDDLRSMVEWHGIPYFHVPVEAGRKQEAFAEVASLVREHRADVIVLARYMQILPQELCEEYAQRVINIHHSFLPSFVGAKPYHQASLRGVKLIGATCHYVTEELDAGPIIEQDVVRISHRDTVEDMVRLGKDVEKMVLSRGLRYHLEDRVLVHSNRTLVFN, encoded by the coding sequence ATGCGCACTTTCAGGCTGGTTATCGCCTGTCCCGATGGCGTTGGCATCGTTGCCAAGGTCAGTAACTTTCTGGCCACCTATAACGGCTGGATCACCGAAGCCAACCATCACTCCGACCACCAGAGTGGCTGGTTCTTCATGCGCCACGAAATCCGTGCGGACTCGCTGCCCTTCGACCTGGACGGTTTTCGCCAGGCCTTTGCACCTATTGCGCGTGAGTTTTCGATGGAGTGGCGCATCACCGACTCGGATCGCCGCAAGCGCGTCGTGCTCATGGCCAGCCGTGAGTCGCATTGCCTGGCCGACCTGCTGCACCGCTGGCATAGCGGCGAGCTGGATTGCGACATTCCCTGCGTGATCTCCAACCACGACGACCTGCGCAGCATGGTCGAGTGGCATGGTATTCCCTATTTCCATGTACCGGTCGAAGCGGGGCGCAAGCAGGAAGCGTTCGCCGAAGTGGCAAGCCTGGTGCGCGAGCACCGCGCGGACGTCATCGTGCTGGCGCGCTACATGCAGATCCTGCCGCAGGAGCTGTGCGAGGAATACGCGCAGCGGGTCATCAATATCCACCACAGCTTCCTGCCGTCGTTCGTTGGTGCCAAGCCGTATCACCAGGCGTCGCTGCGCGGCGTGAAGCTGATCGGCGCGACTTGCCACTACGTTACCGAAGAGCTGGATGCCGGCCCGATCATCGAGCAGGACGTCGTGCGCATCAGCCATCGCGACACCGTCGAGGACATGGTGCGACTGGGCAAGGACGTCGAGAAGATGGTGCTCTCGCGCGGCTTGCGCTATCACTTGGAGGATCGCGTGCTGGTCCACAGCAACCGGACGCTGGTCTTCAATTGA
- the mvaT gene encoding histone-like nucleoid-structuring protein MvaT: MSLISEYRATEEAIKELQERLKSLSADDKLKKELEFEGKLRELMGEYQKSLRDIIALLDPDAAKAGKVQRAAKATPAPKRARRVKQYKNPHSGEVIETKGGNHKTLKEWKAKWGSDTVESWSTVLG; this comes from the coding sequence ATGTCCCTGATCAGCGAATACCGCGCAACGGAAGAAGCCATCAAGGAACTTCAGGAGCGCCTGAAGTCCCTCTCGGCAGATGACAAGTTGAAAAAGGAGCTCGAGTTCGAAGGCAAACTGCGCGAACTCATGGGCGAGTATCAGAAGTCGCTGCGCGACATCATCGCCCTGCTCGATCCGGACGCTGCAAAGGCCGGCAAGGTACAGCGCGCGGCAAAGGCCACTCCGGCCCCCAAGCGTGCTCGTCGCGTCAAGCAGTACAAGAACCCGCACTCGGGCGAAGTGATCGAAACCAAGGGTGGCAACCACAAGACGCTGAAAGAGTGGAAGGCCAAGTGGGGTTCGGACACCGTCGAAAGCTGGTCCACCGTACTCGGTTAA
- the sbcB gene encoding exodeoxyribonuclease I, whose amino-acid sequence MESSIFWYDYETTGISPRCDRPLQVAGIRTNEALEEIGEPLNLFCRPSDDILPHPAACLVTGITPQVLEREGLCEAEFMHRLHQELAQPGTCGAGYNNLRFDDEMTRYSLYRNFFDPYAREWQGGNSRWDLIDLVRTAYALRPEGLQWPQDEGRVSLKLERLTAANGLEHLHAHDALSDVRATIALARLIRDAQPRLYDYLFRLRRKHAVLDQIELFKPLVHVSGRFSAQRHFMAVVLPVAWHPSNRNALIVCDLHADPSPLWDESGETLRRRLYTRREELAENELPTPLKLVHVNRCPVLAPLSVLRDIDVQRLQLDLPLYQRRAQMLCERREQWQGKFAAIYAQEGYEPCEDPEQQLYDGFLGERDRRLCEQVRLATAEECAGRQWMFDDIRLGELLFRYRARNFPQSLSEQERLHWHDFCRHRLLQPEFGAPNTLAQFEQTLGQLLEQATPEQAVVLQCWREHAAQLQSRYGL is encoded by the coding sequence TTGGAATCGAGCATTTTCTGGTACGACTACGAAACCACCGGCATATCGCCCCGTTGCGACCGGCCGTTGCAGGTGGCCGGTATCCGTACGAACGAGGCGCTCGAGGAAATCGGCGAGCCACTCAACCTCTTTTGCAGGCCGTCGGACGATATCCTGCCGCACCCGGCGGCGTGCCTGGTCACCGGCATCACCCCGCAGGTCCTCGAGCGCGAGGGACTCTGCGAGGCCGAGTTCATGCATCGATTGCATCAGGAGCTGGCGCAGCCCGGTACCTGCGGCGCCGGCTACAACAACCTGCGCTTCGATGACGAGATGACGCGCTACAGCCTGTATCGCAATTTTTTCGATCCCTATGCGCGCGAGTGGCAGGGCGGCAACAGCCGTTGGGACCTCATCGACCTGGTGCGGACCGCTTACGCGCTGCGCCCGGAAGGGCTTCAGTGGCCGCAGGATGAGGGGCGCGTCTCGTTGAAGCTCGAACGGCTCACGGCGGCGAACGGGCTCGAGCACCTGCATGCGCACGACGCCCTGTCCGACGTACGCGCGACCATCGCTCTGGCGCGCTTGATTCGCGATGCACAGCCGCGGCTGTACGACTACCTGTTCCGGCTGCGGCGCAAGCATGCGGTGCTCGACCAGATCGAACTGTTCAAGCCGCTGGTGCATGTGTCCGGCCGTTTCTCGGCTCAGCGACACTTCATGGCCGTGGTGCTGCCCGTGGCGTGGCATCCATCCAATCGCAACGCCTTGATCGTCTGCGACCTGCACGCCGATCCCTCGCCGTTGTGGGACGAATCAGGCGAGACCCTGCGCAGGCGTCTTTATACGCGCCGCGAGGAGCTTGCCGAAAACGAGCTGCCGACGCCGCTCAAGCTGGTGCATGTCAATCGTTGCCCGGTGCTGGCGCCATTGAGCGTATTGCGGGATATCGACGTTCAGCGCCTGCAGCTGGACCTGCCGCTTTATCAGCGCCGGGCGCAAATGCTCTGTGAACGCCGCGAACAATGGCAGGGCAAGTTCGCTGCGATATATGCGCAGGAGGGCTATGAACCCTGCGAAGACCCGGAGCAGCAGCTCTACGATGGTTTTCTCGGTGAGCGCGACCGTCGGTTATGCGAACAGGTTCGCCTAGCAACTGCCGAGGAATGCGCAGGCCGCCAATGGATGTTTGATGACATACGCCTTGGCGAGCTTTTGTTTCGGTATCGGGCCCGCAACTTTCCGCAAAGTCTCAGCGAACAGGAACGGCTGCACTGGCACGACTTCTGCCGTCACCGCCTGTTGCAACCCGAATTCGGAGCGCCCAATACGCTGGCCCAGTTTGAGCAGACGTTGGGTCAGTTGCTGGAGCAGGCGACACCGGAGCAGGCCGTTGTTTTGCAATGCTGGCGCGAGCATGCGGCGCAGTTGCAAAGCCGCTATGGCCTGTGA
- a CDS encoding stage II sporulation protein M, whose amino-acid sequence MLGSTRQAAFEAAHEAQWQAFAKRLAQTGERRSAALQDFPSAYRRHCQQLALATSRGYSEGLLTRLRQLALAGHRQLYRHRSPLPGRLLGFVLAGFPALVRRQRRSVLLASGIFYGLLLISGWLVHLFPDLVFTVLPAEQVADMEAMYDPDATRLGRFGERGSADDWAMFGFYVMNNIGIAFQTFAGGLLLGLGSLFYLVYNGLVIGTVAGHLGNIGYQLPFWSFVIGHGAFELTAITLAGAAGLGLGQALIAPGRRSRSEALRQAAAISVRLVAGAMLMLLLAAFIEAYWSSMTYPAPALKFAVGAALWLLVLLYFCLAGRSRHAPD is encoded by the coding sequence CTGCTCGGCAGTACGCGTCAGGCTGCGTTCGAGGCCGCGCACGAAGCGCAGTGGCAGGCCTTCGCCAAGCGCCTGGCGCAGACCGGGGAGCGGCGATCTGCAGCGTTGCAGGATTTTCCGAGCGCCTATCGCCGCCACTGCCAGCAGCTGGCGCTAGCCACCAGCCGCGGCTACAGCGAAGGCCTGCTGACACGTCTGCGTCAGCTGGCGCTGGCAGGGCACCGGCAGCTCTACCGACATCGCAGCCCCCTGCCCGGCCGCCTGCTGGGCTTCGTCCTTGCTGGCTTCCCGGCCCTGGTGCGCCGCCAGCGCCGCAGCGTGCTGCTGGCCAGCGGCATCTTCTACGGGCTGCTGCTGATAAGCGGATGGCTGGTGCATCTGTTTCCGGACCTGGTCTTCACCGTGCTGCCCGCCGAACAGGTTGCCGACATGGAGGCGATGTACGATCCCGACGCCACCCGCCTCGGGCGCTTCGGTGAGCGCGGCTCGGCCGACGACTGGGCGATGTTCGGCTTCTATGTGATGAACAACATCGGCATCGCCTTTCAGACCTTCGCCGGCGGCCTGCTGCTTGGCCTCGGCAGCCTGTTCTATCTCGTCTACAACGGGCTGGTCATCGGCACGGTCGCCGGCCATCTGGGCAACATCGGCTATCAGCTGCCTTTCTGGTCGTTTGTCATCGGCCACGGCGCGTTCGAGCTGACCGCCATCACGCTCGCTGGTGCCGCCGGCCTCGGCCTGGGCCAGGCACTGATCGCGCCGGGCCGGCGGTCCAGAAGCGAGGCCCTGCGCCAGGCGGCCGCCATCAGCGTACGCTTGGTGGCCGGCGCCATGCTGATGCTGCTGCTGGCCGCGTTCATCGAAGCCTACTGGTCGTCGATGACCTACCCCGCCCCGGCCCTGAAATTCGCCGTGGGCGCCGCGCTCTGGCTGCTGGTGCTGCTGTACTTCTGCCTGGCCGGACGGAGCCGCCATGCGCCTGACTGA